A stretch of DNA from Gasterosteus aculeatus chromosome 7, fGasAcu3.hap1.1, whole genome shotgun sequence:
CATTGCATGAAGGGACCTTTGGTAGGGTGATATATAACATAAAAGTACAAAACATAAAAGTACTTACGTTTTAAGGCTCACGTCATAACAAATGGTTACTCAAGATTACCTACAGTAGGCTTGATGAATACATAACTcttttgccaaatatttaaaCCCAGAACAGACTTACATTACAATGTAAATTTCTTTAATAACACTTTGTCAGCTCGTTATCTTCATATCTGCTGCACAATTGGTCTTCAAGTCTGACTGCAACATTGGTCATTGTGAAGATGCAGAAATAGATTATTCAGGACCAATTATCTTTGGCCTACATTGTGATCTAGTTCATTTAAATCTCAGTTTTTTCTCTCAAAGTGTGACCCCATTGTTACTGAGGATTGTTGTAACCTTTCTTTTTACAGTTACATTCAGACGATATAATGTTGTTCGGTCCTGCTTTGACCGTTGCCTCGCGCTGTCGTTGATATTTAGAatccattctcctctgaccttatTGGTTTGGCTGTGGGTGCTCAAACTGTGCAGGAAGAGCCGTCACACCCTGCCCTGTGTGTATGGCCCACTCTTTCCTGACCAGGCCCCGATTTTAGCTGCTCTGAATGAGGTAGACCGCTGCAGCTTTTATATTTAGCAGCTTCAGATCCCTGTAGGATTACAATACAACTGAGGAGTGCGCCATCTTGACTGCGGGGTTGGGTTCATGCAGGAGAGAACAGCTTCAAGACCTTTACCAGTATTTACAGTGGGGCAACCAGGACACTGTGTATGTTCAGGCATGTGTATTTGTCCTTTTAAGGACCACCACGTTTCTGCATGTCAGAAGGCAAAGACCACACAGAACAGATACCTCCAACTGTGTCTGAAATGCATGTTTTTGCAACTGTCTTTTAGTGGCTCCTCTTCATTTACTTAACAGGAATGCTCATGCACAAGTGTTTCTGTCTCCCTGTGCAGGCTCTCTAAGTGTCCTAAATGGGAACCATCAGGCTTTTTCTAGCAACGGCGACTCCGAAATCAGCAACATGACAAAGAACCTGCAAGACTCTTTATTGCTGAAGGCTGGGTCTGGCAAACGGCTTATTCCTCAGCCCTCTCCTCCAAACATGCCCAATGGGAGAAATGGCTCCGCGGCCGAGGATTCCATTTatgaaaacagcagcagctttctAGGCCATAACCTCGGGAGCGAAACCCCTCCAGTACCAGTGCGATCCGCTCATACCGGACATACTCCTGTCCCCCATCCACGGACATCACTCTCTGTGGCCTCAAGCGGTACGAGTGGTGCTTGGTGGGTCAAAGAGAGCCCAAAGCTCCTTAGGAGTGCAAAAGCAGAGGCCACGTCGAGCCCATCACCGCCTAACGGGGGGTCAGGACAGGGCCCTGTCAAACGTTCCCCAACAGCTCCATCCAGCCCTCGAGTAGGAGGTACTATCCTGCAGAAGAGACCCCCTAGTCCTCTGCGAGATCAGCATCTCCATAATGTTGAAGTCCCTCAAAGGCTCAGGACTCCAGAGCCGATCGGGTCCACCAGCCTGAGAGAGCTTCCACCTCTCAGCCCTTACATGTCCCGCAGAGCGCCTCCAGGATCGCAGGGACACCTCAAAATCACAGCTACTTCAAAAGAAGAAGCCTCGAAGGGAATGTATTCCCAAGGTGTATCATCACCTTCTGGGCTGGAGAAGGAGTCCTCAGGCAAGCAGTTACGGTCTGGCCCAGGAGGCGCCATCCTGTCAGGCCTGGGTTCTTTGTCTAGTTTATCTCCTCTTGCTAGCCCTCATAGCAATAGGAAGACCTCCTGCATGAACATGAAGGGATCCACCAGCAAAGAACAGAGTCTTGTGAAACCCCAGACCCGCGAACGCAAAAATAGCATCTCTGAGATCAGTGACAATGAGGACGAGTTGCTGGAATACCACCGctggcagagagaggagaggatgcgAGAGCAGGAAATGGAGAAACTGGTAGGTGATCTGCACTTGAAAATGATTTCACAAAGATAGGTTGAGTCACAATGCTAATGGTAACGTGAACTTTTGTTTGCCCTGTCGACCAGCggaattcatatatatatttaaaatcttCCATTATTCTCATTTTGGCCAATTAGGTAAAAGAGATATAAACAAGCACAGGTAGAGCCAGAGCTGTcatcttttaaaaatgaaatattaaacatCCAGCAGACACAGGACAACAAACACATGTGACAGTTAAGCGAAGCTGGGGAGACCACTGGCATGGCAGACACCATGTCTCCATTCGGATATCTCGTCTAAATCCCCTGGCATACGTCCACTAGCTCATCTCCCCACAGCATTACTGGCATCGTCAGTCCATGTGGGCCAAGCAACACGTGGTGAACATTCCTTTGCCAGTCTTAAGGTCCAGAGTGGAGGGCGAGGCTGCATGTGGCTCAACACTATAATTATCAAAGGGAAGAGTGGCCTTTACTTTCAAAATTGCCGTGCTTGACTGAAGGCTCTTTTCTTATTCGTACCCACACTTGATCAGAGACTGCATGCTTGTTATACATCCTAATCCACACAGCCCCTCCGCCCACAATGTTCCAGCCCCCTTCCGGCCCGCTTCTGACAGCTGAAGGGACCATAGGGAGAGGAGCGGGTGGGGGTTACATCCCCTTCATGTCCACAGACTATTTCAGGAACCAAAAGGTTTCTGGTAACAAATGAGAGACTTACCGACAACACGCATCTGATTTGTACTGATGAGGGTTGGACTGCTGTGGATCCATTTCCGCCGTGTTTGTGTAGAGTCATGCAGAATATATCACTTATGTCCCCTCTAATACTTAAATAGATCAAGAGCGATATTTCTTGGTCCATGAAAGTGTATTCACAATAGTGCCTTTGATTGACACATGAAGCAGAAAACTACTTCATTAACATCCAAGATGACAAATCCTGTAGCGGTGAATGGCCCTTCAGTGCATTGATGATATCCAGTTAGAGGAATATAATTTTGGTGTAGTCAATTTTGTCaattaaaaatacttttggaCTGCGGGATACACTAATGAGATTCAATGCGTTAATTGATGAGATTTAGAGGTATTTCCACTCCATGATAACCTATGCTAAATCTTCAAGATTTTATGTTAGCTTCATAGATAGCATACAGATACACGAGTGGTTTAAATCTTCTTTTTAGCGGGCCGCACATCATGAGTCTAGAAGCTCCATTACATCCCCTCTATGCTTCCTGTTCTCTGTTGCAGTAGTGCTTGTTGTTAGTATGCCTATGTAAATTAATTCAAACCAACCTGAACTAGGTTTGAGGTCCCTGACTatgtttgtggtttgttttgtaTGGCAGCTTTGAAAGAAGCACAAAAAACAATCAACTAACCTATGGATGAAAGACACAGAGAGGCTTTCCTCACAGTGGAATGAATGTCCTGCATCTGGCACACTGCTCTCTTAGCACAGTTGGCACAGCTATGCATGACTTTATTTATCTCCCTTTATTAACCCAACTTACATACATGGGTCTTgctgcacttaaaaaaaaacatcttgcaATTTAGGAAAAAGTAGAGGACATAGTTAAAAAGGAAGGGATGTGATTAATCCGTCTTCATCTGCAGATGCTGTAAGCTTGAATTTGAGTATCAATTCCACAAAGAGGAGACCAGACTGTGGGTTTGCAACGCAGTTCAAATAGTTCTATCTTTAAGGTGGTTCTTGTTAATAGAGAATAATTCCTTGATTggaacatgaaaacaaatatttaaattgaaataaacTACAACATTTCAATAAGTATGAGGCAAAGGAGTTTTACTTTTGATGATACAATCCAATaattcatcaaaacaaaatatttagttGACTGTAGCattatatttctatttttacatCCATAATTGACTCGTAAACCTGCCAGTTTACACCTCTGAATCCAGAAGTCAAGAACTGGACCAGGCAGACGCCATAAACAACTGTCTGAAGTTGTAAATCTTGCAATTAAAGTCAGATTTTAAGTGGTTAGGTCAACAGCTGGAATAACTTAAATACCAGACAAAGGCACCCTGGTGGTATAGTGGACACAACAACATTCACTTTAGGCACAATTCCCAGTCTTGCCAGATTTCTAATTATAGTTTCTCATACTGCACTGTTATTCTGGTAGATGAAAGCAAACATCTCATTGTTTGGGGTGATGGAAGACAGCAGGTTGCCCACAAGCTAGAACCACGTGACAAACTAACCCCGTGCAGAGACAAATTACCATCTCTTATTGAATCAAAAAGACAGATGACAAGTGGCGTGCAGCTACCAAAACCCACCAGTGTCTTACATTGATGCTTCCTGTCAGATGCCATTTTCATAAACAAAATTGCCTCTGACCGATTTTAGCATGAGCCCCCCGAGAGACAAACTACATCAGCTTCGGCCCTCCTGCTATCAGGTTACGGTTGCCTCATGCCGGGGAATGAGGGACAGCTGCTAAATGGGACAATGTCACACAAGGACACTCGCAGCAATCTGCAATACCGGCTTGACTTTAGGACAGAGGCACTTACGTCCCACATCTCTTCTGTAGGAGCGACAGAGGCTGGAGACCATCCTCAATCTGTGCTCAGGCTTCAATCAGCAGGACAGTGCTGAGGTGGGGAGGAGTGGGCTGTTGGGGGGCGCCAGAGGAGCCCGCTCGGACTCAGCGGGGGGGATGTCCCTTCAGGGAGTAGACAGACCCCAGAGGCTGAGAGAGAACGATGAAGAAACCCAGAGAGAGGAgtccagcagcacagagagcACACACCAGGAGGTAAAAGAACACATCTGTGAAGGCGTGCATTTGAAACGCTTCAGATTTGGAAATCTTTTTAAAAGTTGTACGTGTTTTCGCTCAGTTTGAAGAGCTTTCAGCCGGTGCGGAGCAGCTCTGcttagaggaggagaggagcaggatcTTGGCCAGGGTTGATGACTTGAAACACAGAGTCAGTGAACTGGAGCTGCAGCTACAAGAGACCAAACAggaggtccacacacacacacacacacacacatacacaaaccttCAGCTTGTAGGCTCTTGGATAAACACTTAAAGTGACGCCTCAAAGTATTTAGTGAGCTTGCAAGGTAGCTTGCACTTTGTGACTCCGTCTTTGCCTCTAGGTGGAGATGGAGCAGGCCCTGCTGCAGGCAgagaggcgggcagaggagcagcaggtggaggctgaaaatgaaatgatctcTCAGCTGCAGCTCAAACTCAGCCAGCTGGACAAGGCCACCCAGAGGGAGAAGGACAAGGTGGGCACCCACTGGGAGACAACACAGTAAAAAGCATTTGTTTTGCTAAGTATACTTTGCATGTGAAGGTTCAAACATCTGCGTTTGACAGTATAACAACTTGCTCCTTTACAAATTTGCAAGTATAATGATCTTTTTCTGAGATCTTAACTGACATGCACTACTTATTATATCCTTCTGTCCTAAAACAAAAAGGCCAAACTTTCTTCTCTTTGAAGTGTCCAGCTGCTTTTTAGATCTCTTGTATCTCTTCACATGTATGAGGCTTTTAGCTGGATGTGACCAATACTGAAATGTTTATTCAGATGGAAGCAGATACCTGTTTATTTTTCGGTGAAGTATTGTGACGTCTTAACACGCCTGCTAATCTAACCTCTGCTTTCACCCTCTAATACTTTAACTGCTCTGGCCTGTTAGCTTGGCTGCATGGATTTGAGTTatctgtgattttgtttttccctggggtggtgtgtatgtgtgtgtgtgtgtgcgtgtgtgtgcgtgaatgcGGACCCATTCGTATGTATGTGCGTGTCTCTATGTGTTTTTAGGGGAGGGCTAATGTGTCGGCTGAGCGGAAGGCCCTGGGAAAGCAGAGGAATGAGTACAATGAGCTGAAGAGGCAGTTTGATAAGTGCCCCTTGTCTCTCAGGGGAAGGTTACAGGAGCAGCTCAGCAGGGTCAGTGTTCTCACGCAGCCCACTGGCTGGCAACAGTGAGTTATGATATACCAAATACCACAGTTGTGTAAGATCTGCACTGAAAAACAGCCGCAGACATAACGCTGACTCGGTTGTGAAGAACTGCGAGGTAGTCATAAGTCAGCAGACTGTGTGTCCCCTCGTTTACTGCTGCTGGCCGCTATTATCTAAGAAAATAAGGTTGTACGTGTAACTAAACAGCAAGCTATGCTTAATCTCTGCTCATTCTAGATGCTTGAAATGTCAAATGTGATTAGTAATAATCAATAATGGCATTAACAGCTCTGCTGCAAAAGTTTGCATGCCTTTTACCAGCAACGATTCTAATCACATACACTGTTGCCAGATTTCTTTAAACTTTGGACCGCTTCATCATGGACATTTAGAAAAAAGCTGGTATTTTGTATACATTTGTTATTGTGAAGAAATCCCATGAGAACACCACAACCAACAATGTGTTTCTGACCTCACCAACCATATAAACCATCACTGGCTGCTAAATCCTCTATATTGGGTCGCACATTTagatatatttttgaaaaaggcAAAGTTGTTTTCAACCTTTAACAGTTACTCAAGTTACTCAAAAGGAGCTTTAGTTATGGGGACCATTTTCAACCTGGGATAAATCATATATTAATCTAAAGTTGAAAATAGTGTGCATTTATAGCAGTAGTGTCAGTGTTTATCACATGGAAAGCTCATAATATGTATTAAGCATTGGATACACGGACAATATTAATTAATCAATGAAGGTTTTGGGGATTTTTATGGATGGATttttatgatttttatttttataacctGCACACATATCTGTACATGGACAGACATCTGAAGCTCTGGAGTCTGGGACCAAGCAGTTTGAGGAGCTTGAGTTCTGccaactggaggaggagagcagcttggaggagaagaaggagactCAAAGCTCGCAGCTTCACCAAGAGCGAGCGGAGTATCACTGCAGCGTGGCCAAGAGGAAGGTGTGATTGTGGCAGAAAATACGTATCTGTGTGTAAAATATGACCGGGGATGTATTTAGGGGATGTCTGAGCGTGACTTCAGTGTTTGATTTGCAGGAGAAGATGACTGCTATTGAAGCACAGGCGAAGCAGTTGGCGCTGCAGGCGGCTCAGGACTGTGAGAGGATGGCTAAGGACCGGACGATGACGTTGCAGCAGCTACACAAGGTTAGCCTGTCACTGGTGTCGAAGAAAAATCTAAATCTGGTCCCTTTCTGTGGCTGGTTCAGAGGACTTTTAGTCACTTTGCAGCGGAGACAAAGGTTTTACGACAACGCGATTTAATTCTCTCCAACCGGAGGGACTTCTGACAATGATTATGATGAAGGGTTATATGAGGAAACAGTTAAACAAAAGGTGGGAGTTGGCCTGAGCTTCTCAGGAAGGACAAAGGACCGTAGATAAGCACCTAAGATGTGTTGTAAGTTCAGGGGGCGTGTCGGCTGTAAAAACCCAACTCACAAGGCCGTAGTAGTAGAATTTCGCAAGAGGCGATTGACCGTTTGGTCCGGGCTCCCTTCACACTACAACATACGATTTCAATGACAGAGGTTTGTTGATCAATGTGAAATAGTTTTCGTCTGAGGCAGGATGGTAAGACGGCACTAACAGAAtctaaaaaaacactgtgttctACACCCGTCCATTTAATTCATAGTAGTGATGCATGGCAGACTGTGAAAGCGCTTCAATGTCCAATGCTGGTTTTGCATTTCAGGAGCAAGAGAGGTTGTGTGCCCTGGAGAAGAGGTACCACACCGTAACAGGCGGGAGAAGCTTCCCGAAGCCCCACAGCAGCATGAAAGAGGTGAGCAGGAGCATACGGGACGGTCTGTGGTTAGTGAGCTagaagaggaggacaacaaaaaaaacaataccctTCAAGTGGATTTTGTTTTAACtgaaattaactttttaaacAGGAATTTCTACACATCAGCGAACCTGACCTTGTTTATGCGGATGGTCCTCCTCAtagcccctctccctcctctgcctcctcctcctccgttcaCATGCCCTCTCCTGACCTTTATCCTGTTAGGCCACAAGAGGTAAACCTCAAACCAAACCCTCTCCGTGACCAAACCTCCTAACAAATGGCTCACAAATGCGTGTACTGCCGTTTGTGCGAAGAAAATAGAGCATGCGGTGTGTTAGCAAAAATGCATAAACAAGACGGCAAGCTTGTTTCTCCCCACATGCAGGGTCACACTATTTAGACTCAAAGCAGTaaattattgcaaaaaaaagagcaaaaaccTGGAAGATGATCCTGGCGTCCATCAAAGTGTAACGTCCATATTCATTTCAAAGACAGAGACCAAGGGAGTTGTGGTGCCCACTTCTTTGCTTTGCATGACAAGTTGTAAATATTGCCGTCTGCATCGTTCTGATCCCTGCGTTTGGCTGTCGCTGCAGGAATACCTCAGGCTCTCTGATATCTATAGGATGTATGGAAATGCTTCCATGCAGCCTGACTcatcctctcctgctgctctccactGCTTCTCCTTCGCTGTAGGTCCGGCTCTGCCGTGCGAGGTAGGCACCCTGCCTGCTCTCTGCCATAGTCTCTGTTCCTCTTACTCGTCATTCTACTAAATACTGAACGCACCCAGGCACATTTACAACGTCTCAAATTACAATCAAGATTTGGCTTCTAAACATCTACCTCTCCACTTGTTTCTCCCTCCCTattctgtaaatgtgtgtgtcttgtgtcgGCATTGACTGGTTGTGTATGTGAAGGAGTACATCACAGTCAGTCAGTTAAGCCAGATCTTCGGGATGCAGAGAGTtgacccctcctcctcttcctcctctattCCATCATTCCAAATCGCCTCTTCTGAATCCACCTTCTCGTGCCACTCAGCTGCATGTGGtccttccccttttctctccgcccaggtttgttttttctctatttctctcGTCCGTGCGTCCTTCCTGCCTGCTTGATGCTTCTGTCACTGACCCCTTgtgctgctctcctctctttgGCTGGATGCTTCTCATCACCTCAGAGTCAGCCTGAGCTGAGCAGGAATGCAATGTCTCCTATTAACCTCGAGCGCTGGTACCAGGACATCATGGCCGCTGGAGAACCTCAGTCATGTCCACCACCACTGCCCGCCAAGTCTCTTTCCACACGCAGGCACAGTCAGGTAAATGATCGGGCTCTCGCTGCACGCTGCTAAAGGGCACTACAGCAGGCCACGTGACATTACCAACACAATGCCCTGCACACGGCGAGCTTCACCCCTGTCACTTGACTCTCTTTGTTCTTATGACTTGAAGGCCCTCTAGTGGATTAAACATGACAGGGCAGCATTTCTTGTTTTAGGGAACTTGGGATGCTGATATTAATCGTATGATATATTCGGCTCTTTAACCAAATAGCATTGAGTACAGCAGGTTATAACTTCCTgtagaaaaagaagaggaaaatattGCATGCTGGAGGTGGAAGACTTTAACATAAAGCACTACACTtacatataataaaataatagcgTGCAATGTTGAGCTCAGCTGAAGATGTGAGAAACGTAAAAAGACCATTAAAATGTAGTGGAGTGAGAGGTTGCAGAAAATTATAATAGTTATGTAGAACAGTGCACCTCAAAATTATGTTGAGTACCTAAGTAAATATACTTCCCAGCACCGACCACCATATAAGCTCAGTAAGTCAAAAAAACGTaaattaaagtcaaataaaaaaatcagtttCAGCCTCTTTAGGAAATCTAGGAAATGCAGGACAAAATGTACTAAATGTAAAGAATTTTGTGGAAACAAAAATCTTTACATTCAACTTCCTCTAGAAATGACCAAACAGTGAACAGAACTGTCGTTCTTCTCTCAGCTATTGAGGTCCAAATCGGATGCTGGGGTTGCACAGGCAACATCATGCACACTGCCGAGCTCCAGTGGTGCTGCTCATGAGAAACACGCATCCACCAAGGTGAGCAGATCTTTTTGACAAATAGGAAATTGTAAAACAAATCTTCCACGTAGTTACACATGTGATGCTTTCGACGGGTTTTTCAGGGGTTACAGTTAATGCTGAGAGAGATGTCCCACACCTTAGACACGGACTCTCGGAGACGGTTGGCTCTGCAGAGCAAAGGTACAGCTCATCTCATCCATTTAGCAGACTAAACGCATCTGTGAGTCTGTGGCAATGGATGTTACCAGTTACCATAGGGTAACATGCTTTGGATGTGGTTGCAATCAACAAGTAGCAATGAGTTGACGCCGTCAGCAGAGGGCGCTGTGAGTCTGTGACAGCTGTCCCTGCACCCACAGATCTGTCTCCCACCGTCCATCGCTCCATCTTGCATCATCAGGCGCCGCCGAGTGGCAACCAAGCGTACGACACCCTGAGCCTGGAGAGCTCCGACAGCATGGAGACCAGCGTCTCCACTGGCAACTCCGCCTGTACCCCAGAAAGGTGAGAGACTGGGAAGTCAGCAATTGGCTCTGTTTCCATGGGAACACTCAAGTCTGCCCCGTCTCCCACGAGAAGGGTCATTGCGCTTTGTTCCCGCGACAACATGTTGTGGTACACGTGTGCTCCAGTGACTATGGTACACTAGCTGTTGCCATGCCAACCCTCTCAAGTTGTTTAGTGTTTTGTGAAGTTTTAGGGAATTTAAAGAGCGTGTTTTCTCTTTGTGAAGAAAACATTGCCTCCCGCGGTTCTTACCGCTGTCAGTGTTTGGTTTCCAcgcatgtgtgtttactgtttTTCATCCCAagtctctccttccctctgtgtGCTGTAGTGCCTCCGGGTTTGAGGCCCAGAGAatagaggagatggagaagatgtTGAAGGAGGCGCAGCAGGAGAAAGCCAGACTGATGGAGAACCGGGTAAGTGGCAGGGCTGCAGACTTTTGTTGTATCTGACTGGACAGTTTTACCATCACTTATATCACACTCTATTTCAACAGCATTAGTCAATTAGA
This window harbors:
- the phldb1a gene encoding pleckstrin homology-like domain family B member 1 isoform X4; the encoded protein is MDLPVSDSSAGPDEMERVGRNKVEQGRQVHQVLQSTPLDLLEKGKSLKVQAERPHLVSLGSGRLSTAITLLPLLEGRTTLGSGETDIPLQGHGIADHHCYIENQADSITLYPCGNQCCVDGLPITKPFRLTQGCMLCFGQSVFFRFNHPEEALRMKSMLPGGSQGSSTTRTHPTGSLSVLNGNHQAFSSNGDSEISNMTKNLQDSLLLKAGSGKRLIPQPSPPNMPNGRNGSAAEDSIYENSSSFLGHNLGSETPPVPVRSAHTGHTPVPHPRTSLSVASSGTSGAWWVKESPKLLRSAKAEATSSPSPPNGGSGQGPVKRSPTAPSSPRVGGTILQKRPPSPLRDQHLHNVEVPQRLRTPEPIGSTSLRELPPLSPYMSRRAPPGSQGHLKITATSKEEASKGMYSQGVSSPSGLEKESSGKQLRSGPGGAILSGLGSLSSLSPLASPHSNRKTSCMNMKGSTSKEQSLVKPQTRERKNSISEISDNEDELLEYHRWQREERMREQEMEKLERQRLETILNLCSGFNQQDSAEVGRSGLLGGARGARSDSAGGMSLQGVDRPQRLRENDEETQREESSSTESTHQEFEELSAGAEQLCLEEERSRILARVDDLKHRVSELELQLQETKQEVEMEQALLQAERRAEEQQVEAENEMISQLQLKLSQLDKATQREKDKGKVTGAAQQGQCSHAAHWLATTSEALESGTKQFEELEFCQLEEESSLEEKKETQSSQLHQERAEYHCSVAKRKEKMTAIEAQAKQLALQAAQDCERMAKDRTMTLQQLHKEQERLCALEKRYHTVTGGRSFPKPHSSMKEEFLHISEPDLVYADGPPHSPSPSSASSSSVHMPSPDLYPVRPQEEYLRLSDIYRMYGNASMQPDSSSPAALHCFSFAVGPALPCEEYITVSQLSQIFGMQRVDPSSSSSSIPSFQIASSESTFSCHSAACGPSPFLSAQSQPELSRNAMSPINLERWYQDIMAAGEPQSCPPPLPAKSLSTRRHSQLLRSKSDAGVAQATSCTLPSSSGAAHEKHASTKGLQLMLREMSHTLDTDSRRRLALQSKDLSPTVHRSILHHQAPPSGNQAYDTLSLESSDSMETSVSTGNSACTPESASGFEAQRIEEMEKMLKEAQQEKARLMENREREVQARRQMLEEERRRREEAERRLHDETAHRLRLVEEEVKMREKHFSQARPMTRYLPNRKEEFDLRAHVESSGHSVDTCPFVILTEKMCKGHLVKMGGKIKSWKKRWFVFDRIKRNFCYYADKHETKLKGLIYFQAIEEVYYDHLRSATKSPNPSLTFCVKTHDRLYYVVAPSAEAMRIWMDVIVTGAEGYTQFMS
- the phldb1a gene encoding pleckstrin homology-like domain family B member 1 isoform X7, with amino-acid sequence MDLPVSDSSAGPDEMERVGRNKVEQGRQVHQVLQSTPLDLLEKGKSLKVQAERPHLVSLGSGRLSTAITLLPLLEGRTTLGSGETDIPLQGHGIADHHCYIENQADSITLYPCGNQCCVDGLPITKPFRLTQGCMLCFGQSVFFRFNHPEEALRMKSMLPGGSQGSSTTRTHPTGSLSVLNGNHQAFSSNGDSEISNMTKNLQDSLLLKAGSGKRLIPQPSPPNMPNGRNGSAAEDSIYENSSSFLGHNLGSETPPVPVRSAHTGHTPVPHPRTSLSVASSGTSGAWWVKESPKLLRSAKAEATSSPSPPNGGSGQGPVKRSPTAPSSPRVGGTILQKRPPSPLRDQHLHNVEVPQRLRTPEPIGSTSLRELPPLSPYMSRRAPPGSQGHLKITATSKEEASKGMYSQGVSSPSGLEKESSGKQLRSGPGGAILSGLGSLSSLSPLASPHSNRKTSCMNMKGSTSKEQSLVKPQTRERKNSISEISDNEDELLEYHRWQREERMREQEMEKLERQRLETILNLCSGFNQQDSAEVGRSGLLGGARGARSDSAGGMSLQGVDRPQRLRENDEETQREESSSTESTHQEFEELSAGAEQLCLEEERSRILARVDDLKHRVSELELQLQETKQEVEMEQALLQAERRAEEQQVEAENEMISQLQLKLSQLDKATQREKDKGRANVSAERKALGKQRNEYNELKRQFDKCPLSLRGRLQEQLSRTSEALESGTKQFEELEFCQLEEESSLEEKKETQSSQLHQERAEYHCSVAKRKEKMTAIEAQAKQLALQAAQDCERMAKDRTMTLQQLHKEQERLCALEKRYHTVTGGRSFPKPHSSMKEEYLRLSDIYRMYGNASMQPDSSSPAALHCFSFAVGPALPCEEYITVSQLSQIFGMQRVDPSSSSSSIPSFQIASSESTFSCHSAACGPSPFLSAQSQPELSRNAMSPINLERWYQDIMAAGEPQSCPPPLPAKSLSTRRHSQLLRSKSDAGVAQATSCTLPSSSGAAHEKHASTKGLQLMLREMSHTLDTDSRRRLALQSKDLSPTVHRSILHHQAPPSGNQAYDTLSLESSDSMETSVSTGNSACTPESASGFEAQRIEEMEKMLKEAQQEKARLMENREREVQARRQMLEEERRRREEAERRLHDETAHRLRLVEEEVKMREKHFSQARPMTRYLPNRKEEFDLRAHVESSGHSVDTCPFVILTEKMCKGHLVKMGGKIKSWKKRWFVFDRIKRNFCYYADKHETKLKGLIYFQAIEEVYYDHLRSATKSPNPSLTFCVKTHDRLYYVVAPSAEAMRIWMDVIVTGAEGYTQFMS
- the phldb1a gene encoding pleckstrin homology-like domain family B member 1 isoform X9, with the protein product MDLPVSDSSAGPDEMERVGRNKVEQGRQVHQVLQSTPLDLLEKGKSLKVQAERPHLVSLGSGRLSTAITLLPLLEGRTTLGSGETDIPLQGHGIADHHCYIENQADSITLYPCGNQCCVDGLPITKPFRLTQGCMLCFGQSVFFRFNHPEEALRMKSMLPGGSQGSSTTRTHPTGSLSVLNGNHQAFSSNGDSEISNMTKNLQDSLLLKAGSGKRLIPQPSPPNMPNGRNGSAAEDSIYENSSSFLGHNLGSETPPVPVRSAHTGHTPVPHPRTSLSVASSGTSGAWWVKESPKLLRSAKAEATSSPSPPNGGSGQGPVKRSPTAPSSPRVGGTILQKRPPSPLRDQHLHNVEVPQRLRTPEPIGSTSLRELPPLSPYMSRRAPPGSQGHLKITATSKEEASKGMYSQGVSSPSGLEKESSGKQLRSGPGGAILSGLGSLSSLSPLASPHSNRKTSCMNMKGSTSKEQSLVKPQTRERKNSISEISDNEDELLEYHRWQREERMREQEMEKLERQRLETILNLCSGFNQQDSAEVGRSGLLGGARGARSDSAGGMSLQGVDRPQRLRENDEETQREESSSTESTHQEFEELSAGAEQLCLEEERSRILARVDDLKHRVSELELQLQETKQEVEMEQALLQAERRAEEQQVEAENEMISQLQLKLSQLDKATQREKDKGRANVSAERKALGKQRNEYNELKRQFDKCPLSLRGRLQEQLSRTSEALESGTKQFEELEFCQLEEESSLEEKKETQSSQLHQERAEYHCSVAKRKEKMTAIEAQAKQLALQAAQDCERMAKDRTMTLQQLHKEQERLCALEKRYHTVTGGRSFPKPHSSMKEEFLHISEPDLVYADGPPHSPSPSSASSSSVHMPSPDLYPVRPQELLRSKSDAGVAQATSCTLPSSSGAAHEKHASTKGLQLMLREMSHTLDTDSRRRLALQSKDLSPTVHRSILHHQAPPSGNQAYDTLSLESSDSMETSVSTGNSACTPESASGFEAQRIEEMEKMLKEAQQEKARLMENREREVQARRQMLEEERRRREEAERRLHDETAHRLRLVEEEVKMREKHFSQARPMTRYLPNRKEEFDLRAHVESSGHSVDTCPFVILTEKMCKGHLVKMGGKIKSWKKRWFVFDRIKRNFCYYADKHETKLKGLIYFQAIEEVYYDHLRSATKSPNPSLTFCVKTHDRLYYVVAPSAEAMRIWMDVIVTGAEGYTQFMS